Proteins from a genomic interval of Nostoc sp. GT001:
- a CDS encoding ParM/StbA family protein, with amino-acid sequence MSNIHALQKIFPAGFDNGYGSLKLLVDGFEVVRVPSYISTADMEDVPGRVVFNGSAYTVGESAFRTGYHFDRNTDNNENKVNNALLTLFGALAHLSHRKAWHLKLVVSLHDVGLADELQKVLSGEYQPILAGKQSEVKVEVLKVVLEGMGALFGHQLPKKLTILDFGNGTTLYSRYNQGKREVHSAYPIGVEVLIDDISQKMKHLNGGKIGDASKIRFCLEMGHTKYSRDIDIKDIYSACLKDWYEKYLKKVVNLTLDAKHQGDEIWAIGGGCLLPGFKKLLEKNGFKILDNPVEANVFGLLEMAKTITSKN; translated from the coding sequence ATGTCAAACATTCACGCCTTGCAAAAAATTTTTCCTGCTGGGTTTGATAACGGTTACGGAAGCCTAAAACTTTTAGTCGATGGCTTTGAAGTAGTTCGTGTCCCCAGCTATATTTCCACAGCCGACATGGAAGATGTACCAGGGAGGGTAGTTTTTAATGGTAGTGCTTACACTGTCGGGGAATCAGCTTTCCGTACAGGTTATCATTTTGACCGGAACACGGATAACAATGAAAACAAAGTCAATAATGCGTTGTTGACATTATTCGGTGCGTTGGCACATCTGTCACACCGTAAGGCTTGGCACTTAAAATTAGTTGTCAGCTTACATGATGTTGGTCTGGCTGACGAATTGCAAAAAGTACTAAGTGGAGAATATCAGCCGATACTTGCTGGTAAACAATCAGAGGTGAAAGTAGAAGTGCTAAAAGTCGTTCTAGAGGGGATGGGTGCATTGTTTGGGCATCAACTACCCAAAAAATTAACAATTTTAGACTTTGGCAATGGAACGACTCTGTATTCTCGTTACAACCAGGGGAAGCGAGAAGTTCACTCTGCGTACCCCATCGGTGTAGAAGTTCTCATCGATGATATTTCCCAAAAAATGAAACATTTGAATGGCGGAAAAATTGGGGATGCTTCCAAAATCCGATTTTGTCTGGAAATGGGACATACCAAGTACAGCCGTGACATCGATATTAAAGATATATATAGTGCTTGTTTGAAAGATTGGTATGAAAAATATTTGAAGAAAGTGGTGAATTTGACACTTGATGCCAAGCATCAAGGGGATGAAATCTGGGCGATAGGTGGAGGCTGCCTCTTACCAGGATTTAAAAAGTTGTTAGAAAAGAATGGCTTCAAAATCCTGGACAATCCAGTGGAAGCTAATGTCTTTGGGCTTCTAGAAATGGCAAAAACCATTACGAGCAAGAATTAA
- the ssb gene encoding single-stranded DNA-binding protein: MNYINKVMLVGRCGQEPELKYFESGAVKASISIAVRPPYRSEQALWFDLVAWGNQAEVIGNYVRKGTQIAITGEFGFDRWADKNSGTMRQKPVITINAIELLGSPRKEESTSTSAPNETQTVANANF, encoded by the coding sequence ATGAACTATATCAACAAAGTCATGCTGGTTGGCAGATGCGGACAAGAACCAGAACTCAAATATTTCGAGTCTGGCGCAGTTAAGGCTTCAATATCTATTGCAGTCAGACCACCCTACAGAAGTGAACAAGCCCTTTGGTTTGATTTAGTAGCCTGGGGAAATCAAGCAGAAGTGATTGGAAATTACGTTCGTAAAGGAACCCAAATTGCAATTACTGGCGAGTTTGGATTTGATCGTTGGGCAGATAAAAATTCTGGCACTATGCGGCAAAAACCCGTAATTACAATCAACGCTATTGAATTGTTAGGTTCACCCCGTAAGGAAGAATCTACATCCACTTCTGCACCAAACGAAACACAGACTGTAGCTAACGCAAATTTTTAG
- a CDS encoding AAA family ATPase, with amino-acid sequence MKNNPFTEITGQHTAKLLLTEAIEQNKIAPAYLFSSQIEGVGKGKTALAIATEIAGENNHLDILQIKPTHPENTSQQKGIPAIRVEQVREVIEFLSTSAVKAKQKVVIIHEADMLNPTAANKLLKTLEEPKTGTFILISSYPQKLLPTIKSRCQIIPFQRLTDEEVISVLKDQQIEVTEKILAMSSGSPGQAIANITMLASISKEITSQLEVPPDDILNALSLSNSISSWNHETQLWLLTYLQHDWWQKLKNTQLLAKFTQARKQLLHHVTPRSVWDNLLLP; translated from the coding sequence ATGAAAAACAACCCATTTACAGAAATCACCGGACAGCATACCGCCAAACTTCTCCTGACTGAAGCAATCGAACAGAATAAAATTGCTCCTGCATACCTATTTAGCAGTCAAATTGAGGGAGTGGGGAAAGGAAAAACTGCTCTGGCGATCGCCACTGAGATCGCAGGAGAAAATAACCATCTAGACATCTTACAAATCAAACCAACCCATCCCGAAAACACCTCCCAGCAGAAAGGTATACCTGCTATTCGAGTAGAACAGGTGCGCGAGGTAATTGAATTTCTTTCAACTAGTGCAGTCAAGGCCAAGCAAAAGGTGGTGATTATCCACGAAGCAGATATGCTCAACCCTACCGCCGCCAACAAACTTCTCAAGACGCTGGAAGAACCGAAAACTGGAACATTTATCCTGATCTCGTCCTATCCTCAAAAGCTATTACCCACTATCAAGAGTAGGTGTCAAATCATACCTTTCCAAAGGTTAACTGATGAGGAGGTTATTTCTGTTCTGAAAGACCAACAAATCGAGGTAACAGAAAAAATACTAGCTATGAGTTCAGGCAGTCCTGGTCAAGCGATCGCCAACATCACAATGTTAGCTTCCATCTCAAAAGAAATCACAAGTCAACTGGAAGTGCCTCCTGACGATATTCTCAACGCACTCAGTTTGAGTAACTCCATCTCAAGCTGGAATCATGAGACACAATTATGGCTGCTTACCTACCTGCAACACGACTGGTGGCAGAAATTAAAAAACACTCAATTGCTAGCTAAATTTACTCAAGCAAGGAAGCAATTGCTGCATCACGTTACTCCTAGAAGCGTTTGGGATAACCTACTTCTGCCATAG
- the holA gene encoding DNA polymerase III subunit delta: MTVYLYYGEDSYSLNQRIDYLVNQNVHAQWRAFNYVKLSGNEKNIATKVFTEVMTLPFGEGNKIIHTDSDSLIGSLSNEDNNQELENQLSRIPSSNILLITGNKKPDSRRTVVKTILKYAQQEEFTLVPSWDKKGIVNLIGKYAAIHQVKLTPDVTDYLAEAIGNNAARANSEFAKLAVYTSGKIISIEEVKQLVGNHNTDYIKLTIAMLRNHPILAILQVSKLLDNNEHPLKIVATLTSIFRTWLITKAGIETKLSDTKIVEIAELKNPKRLYYLKDEVKFVGVQKLKNSLTLLVQLEAELKSGVDNLTSRIAEISTI; this comes from the coding sequence ATGACTGTATACCTATACTACGGCGAAGATAGCTACTCACTCAATCAAAGAATTGATTATTTAGTGAATCAAAATGTTCATGCACAATGGAGAGCTTTCAATTACGTTAAGCTATCTGGAAATGAGAAAAATATTGCTACCAAAGTCTTTACCGAGGTTATGACTTTGCCCTTTGGAGAAGGTAACAAAATTATTCATACAGACAGCGACTCTCTAATTGGAAGCTTATCAAATGAAGATAATAACCAAGAACTTGAAAATCAACTTTCCCGAATACCGTCAAGCAATATTCTTCTAATTACTGGTAACAAAAAGCCAGATTCGCGCAGAACAGTAGTAAAAACTATCCTAAAATATGCCCAACAAGAAGAGTTTACCCTCGTCCCTAGTTGGGATAAAAAGGGGATAGTTAACTTGATAGGAAAGTATGCAGCCATCCATCAAGTTAAACTCACACCAGATGTCACTGATTACCTAGCTGAAGCAATTGGGAATAACGCTGCACGAGCCAATAGCGAATTCGCTAAACTTGCTGTTTATACAAGTGGAAAAATAATCTCTATTGAGGAAGTAAAACAGCTCGTTGGGAATCATAATACTGACTATATAAAGCTTACCATTGCTATGTTAAGAAACCATCCCATTTTAGCAATATTGCAAGTATCTAAACTACTAGATAATAATGAACATCCGCTCAAAATAGTAGCAACACTTACCTCTATTTTCCGCACTTGGTTAATAACCAAAGCTGGGATAGAAACTAAATTATCTGATACTAAGATTGTAGAAATAGCAGAACTGAAAAATCCCAAAAGATTGTATTACCTCAAAGATGAAGTCAAGTTTGTAGGCGTTCAAAAGCTTAAAAACAGCCTTACTTTACTTGTACAACTCGAAGCCGAACTCAAAAGCGGAGTTGACAACCTAACCAGTCGAATTGCTGAAATTTCTACGATATGA
- a CDS encoding 3'-5' exonuclease has product MNYNHRDFISKSGNKIIVDEERLDIFWSDTTPIPEWHPTVNIPTYGTLKTLVVDIETAGINPRENRIYAIGCMREIGEIAIFMDQAESKILLEFFKHIEASKPEVIYTYNGTEFDLPFLITRCELHGIPHPFRIASKKRTIRTAQVRGEPLEIREVFIRNCLHVDIFICVLRWDFVAKELTNGRSLKQVVLEMGLRKQARLVLPYEEILACWKAGSGSRRWQKIKDYLIYDLEDTQFIANRLVPSYHYEALVVPGMNLQQLALAGNGTKWKQIFSHHYPGYKPKPDRKYKFQGGIAYSIPGLYKKVGYIDISSMYPKTILSKGIVSRKDTKRIGLSILQYLVNEKSRLEQIASTGDIVAKEKRESTKVLANSQFGFFGTSELAFNDMEAAALVTAYGRRILQFMIEVINQAGATPVEVDTDGVFFTHPNPEKVYATLQSQLPKGITVKLEFIANAMFIPQRGTKNYLLWLKDNRIIPKGSWRNRSRSRLEKEFPVEYLTYLIQNQSTAEEYFREVKSQILSGKYPIEKLCITRKIRVGEKELLKLGKPGDVVIYYYGIRGITNISTNESYSRQYYLDLIEKRREEILKIAAPEILEGNKRQLSLF; this is encoded by the coding sequence ATGAATTACAACCACCGAGATTTTATTAGCAAATCTGGTAATAAGATTATCGTTGATGAGGAAAGACTCGACATATTCTGGTCAGATACTACCCCAATACCTGAGTGGCACCCCACAGTAAATATTCCGACCTACGGAACGCTCAAAACTCTGGTAGTCGATATTGAGACGGCAGGGATAAATCCAAGAGAAAATCGTATCTATGCAATTGGCTGTATGAGGGAGATAGGAGAGATTGCCATTTTTATGGATCAAGCCGAAAGCAAAATCCTCCTGGAGTTTTTCAAACACATAGAAGCAAGCAAACCAGAAGTAATTTACACCTACAATGGAACAGAATTTGACCTACCGTTTCTCATCACCCGCTGCGAGTTACACGGCATTCCTCATCCATTTAGAATTGCATCTAAGAAGCGCACTATCCGAACTGCCCAAGTACGCGGCGAACCACTGGAAATTCGGGAGGTATTCATCCGCAACTGCCTGCACGTAGATATCTTTATCTGCGTTCTCAGGTGGGATTTTGTCGCCAAGGAACTTACTAACGGGCGATCGCTTAAACAGGTGGTACTGGAAATGGGATTGCGTAAGCAAGCGCGACTGGTTCTCCCCTATGAAGAAATTCTCGCCTGCTGGAAAGCCGGTTCTGGTAGTAGGAGATGGCAGAAAATCAAGGATTATCTTATTTACGACTTGGAAGATACGCAATTCATAGCTAACAGACTTGTACCCTCATACCACTATGAAGCACTGGTTGTACCGGGAATGAACCTCCAGCAGTTAGCCCTCGCTGGTAACGGCACCAAGTGGAAGCAAATATTCTCGCATCACTATCCAGGATACAAACCCAAACCCGACCGTAAGTATAAATTCCAAGGGGGAATAGCCTACTCTATTCCAGGACTATATAAAAAGGTTGGATACATCGATATCAGTTCTATGTACCCCAAAACCATATTGTCGAAAGGAATTGTCTCTCGTAAGGATACAAAGCGAATCGGCTTGAGCATCTTGCAATATTTGGTAAATGAGAAATCAAGGTTGGAACAAATTGCCAGCACCGGAGACATTGTTGCCAAGGAAAAAAGAGAATCCACCAAAGTTTTAGCTAATTCTCAGTTTGGGTTCTTCGGAACATCGGAACTCGCCTTCAACGATATGGAAGCAGCCGCCTTAGTAACAGCTTACGGTCGGCGCATCCTACAATTCATGATTGAGGTAATCAATCAAGCTGGTGCAACCCCTGTAGAAGTTGATACTGACGGGGTGTTCTTTACTCATCCAAACCCAGAAAAAGTATATGCCACACTTCAGTCTCAATTACCCAAAGGGATAACCGTCAAATTAGAGTTTATTGCCAATGCAATGTTTATTCCGCAAAGGGGAACTAAGAACTATCTGTTATGGCTGAAAGATAACAGAATTATCCCCAAAGGTAGTTGGAGAAACCGTTCTCGCTCAAGGCTAGAGAAAGAATTCCCTGTTGAATATCTAACCTACTTAATCCAAAACCAATCTACGGCAGAGGAATATTTCAGAGAAGTAAAATCGCAGATTTTATCAGGAAAATACCCGATAGAAAAACTCTGCATTACTCGCAAAATTCGTGTTGGGGAAAAAGAACTTCTTAAATTAGGAAAGCCTGGTGATGTAGTAATTTACTATTACGGAATCAGAGGTATTACTAATATCAGCACAAATGAGAGCTATTCACGTCAATACTATCTTGACCTAATCGAAAAAAGGCGAGAAGAAATCCTCAAAATAGCCGCTCCTGAAATACTAGAAGGTAATAAACGTCAGTTATCCCTTTTCTAG
- the dnaX gene encoding DNA polymerase III subunit gamma/tau, whose product MYQPLHLKYRPQTLSEVIGQEHIVRTLINAILPVGSDSAIAKRPPSPKGDAQGTAIALQKIAPAYLFNGPKGTGKTSTARIMAKSLNCQLTDEPTTKPCGECNSCKGITASSSLDVTELDAASNSGVETIRELISTTQFAAVEGRYKIFIIDECHALSSQSWQALLKTIENPPRHVVFIFCTTEIHKVPETIISRCQKFDFRRVGLETLVQYLSKVAQNENININAPGIWAIVKSCGGFIRNCLVLLDQLSNLGVDEITPNWVWELSGVVPEHDLLTLTENLAKGDVTTNLQILQDLIEYGKNPFVIYSSLTGFLKDLLVAKTAPDNRQITQLEEDTWQELVTISQMWELTQIQASIALLMSRQQLMRDSEAAKLWLEATLIELTNIKEEKQPWTNWKTIQDAINWGKEQLPHLSQSELERHWNNVTPIKGKKAPAWVQLVQELQMKSQLQTA is encoded by the coding sequence ATGTACCAACCACTACATCTCAAATACCGTCCCCAGACCCTTAGTGAAGTAATCGGGCAAGAACATATCGTCCGCACTCTCATAAATGCGATACTCCCAGTAGGGAGTGACTCCGCGATCGCTAAACGCCCGCCTTCTCCTAAAGGAGACGCGCAAGGGACGGCGATCGCACTCCAGAAGATTGCACCCGCCTACCTATTTAACGGCCCCAAAGGCACAGGCAAGACTAGCACCGCCCGCATCATGGCTAAATCCCTTAACTGTCAGTTAACCGATGAGCCAACAACCAAGCCCTGCGGAGAATGCAATTCATGCAAGGGAATTACAGCCTCTTCTTCACTGGATGTAACTGAGTTAGATGCTGCCAGCAATAGCGGGGTAGAAACAATCCGCGAGTTAATTTCCACTACCCAGTTTGCAGCAGTTGAGGGAAGATACAAAATTTTCATTATTGATGAATGTCATGCCCTGAGCAGTCAATCGTGGCAAGCACTCCTCAAGACAATTGAAAATCCACCCCGTCATGTAGTTTTCATCTTCTGCACAACTGAAATACACAAGGTTCCTGAAACTATCATCTCGCGCTGTCAAAAGTTTGATTTTAGGAGAGTAGGACTAGAAACACTTGTTCAGTATTTATCAAAAGTTGCCCAGAATGAAAACATCAACATTAACGCACCTGGTATTTGGGCGATCGTCAAGTCTTGTGGAGGTTTTATTCGCAACTGTCTTGTATTGCTCGATCAATTGAGCAACCTGGGAGTAGATGAAATCACACCAAATTGGGTTTGGGAATTATCAGGTGTCGTTCCCGAACATGACCTACTTACCCTAACAGAAAACCTTGCTAAAGGAGACGTAACAACTAACTTACAAATCCTCCAAGACTTAATTGAGTATGGCAAAAACCCATTCGTCATATACTCAAGTTTAACTGGGTTTCTCAAAGACCTGCTAGTGGCTAAAACTGCTCCTGATAATAGACAAATTACTCAACTGGAGGAAGACACTTGGCAGGAACTCGTTACTATTTCTCAGATGTGGGAACTAACCCAGATTCAGGCAAGTATTGCCCTGTTAATGTCAAGACAACAGTTAATGCGTGACTCGGAGGCAGCTAAACTTTGGTTGGAAGCGACACTCATTGAGTTAACCAATATCAAAGAAGAAAAACAACCTTGGACTAATTGGAAAACAATCCAAGATGCTATCAATTGGGGTAAAGAACAACTCCCACATTTATCTCAATCTGAACTCGAAAGGCATTGGAACAATGTTACTCCCATTAAAGGTAAAAAAGCACCTGCGTGGGTACAACTGGTACAAGAGCTTCAGATGAAGTCTCAATTACAAACTGCCTAA
- the dnaN gene encoding DNA polymerase III subunit beta codes for MKLTIEQSKLAEILETAYLAISPKPTDPILGNILLIADEDGIVSATGTNLNLTIHTTTTANVEISGQVALPAKLLTDTVSNVKGEITLEVENQACIITHNSGKCRLIGGKSDEFPTLPKAENPTEINLSAKKLQAALEGTLYCASSDETKLVLTGVNFKIDTNKWQAASTNSHKLALVTGTLDSEYSDPIDFTVPGKSLGELNKILSQSADTSVCNILLSDRTIEFSLPNTKLISRLLEGEYPKINSLIPRSFEYEFTLERKGFESALKRVSYLAERKQKVVKILWELEATQATLYTEATDIGDAVDSVLMKSVTSNSENISIGLNIDYLIEGLKHISTDEIVVRCNKPTQPVIVCPMGGLLNQLYLVMPVEIKQGFGKVNSQSTKAKVSTQSEPGTEEVTEVSTQTESSTEEVANVAQATDDSETPQIETPTVVAKDITKGKSTSRSPRTKKEAATA; via the coding sequence ATGAAACTAACCATTGAACAATCTAAACTCGCAGAAATTCTAGAAACTGCTTACCTCGCAATCAGTCCTAAACCCACTGACCCAATTTTAGGAAATATCTTACTGATTGCAGATGAAGACGGGATAGTATCAGCAACAGGTACAAACCTTAACCTCACAATTCACACTACAACCACCGCTAATGTCGAAATTTCAGGTCAGGTAGCACTCCCTGCCAAACTACTAACTGATACTGTTAGTAATGTTAAAGGCGAAATTACCCTAGAAGTAGAAAATCAAGCCTGCATAATTACTCACAATAGCGGTAAGTGCCGACTAATTGGCGGAAAATCTGACGAGTTCCCAACACTTCCAAAGGCAGAAAATCCAACAGAGATAAACTTAAGTGCCAAGAAACTCCAAGCTGCACTTGAAGGGACGCTCTATTGCGCCAGCAGCGACGAAACAAAGTTGGTTTTAACTGGTGTCAACTTCAAAATTGATACCAACAAGTGGCAAGCTGCTAGTACAAATAGTCACAAATTAGCGCTAGTAACAGGAACACTCGATAGCGAATATTCTGACCCAATCGACTTCACCGTTCCAGGTAAGTCACTTGGCGAGTTAAACAAAATTCTCTCTCAAAGCGCCGATACGAGCGTGTGCAATATTCTTCTATCAGATAGAACTATCGAGTTTAGCCTTCCCAATACAAAGCTCATTTCCCGGCTTCTGGAGGGAGAATATCCCAAAATCAATAGCTTGATTCCCCGGTCGTTTGAGTATGAATTTACATTAGAGCGCAAGGGATTTGAGAGCGCGCTGAAGCGGGTAAGTTATCTAGCCGAACGCAAGCAAAAGGTTGTCAAAATCCTCTGGGAATTGGAAGCTACACAAGCAACACTATACACCGAAGCTACTGATATTGGGGATGCAGTTGACTCGGTACTGATGAAATCGGTAACTAGTAATTCAGAAAACATCAGTATTGGATTAAACATCGACTACCTTATCGAAGGATTAAAGCATATCAGTACCGATGAAATCGTGGTGCGGTGCAACAAACCCACGCAACCAGTCATTGTCTGCCCGATGGGAGGGCTGCTCAATCAGTTGTATCTGGTAATGCCTGTGGAAATCAAGCAGGGGTTTGGAAAGGTAAATAGCCAAAGTACAAAGGCGAAAGTCAGCACTCAAAGTGAGCCTGGTACTGAAGAAGTAACAGAAGTTAGCACTCAAACTGAGTCTAGTACTGAAGAAGTAGCAAATGTGGCACAGGCAACAGACGATAGTGAAACTCCTCAAATAGAAACGCCAACGGTAGTAGCGAAAGATATAACAAAGGGGAAGTCAACCTCACGATCGCCACGAACGAAAAAAGAAGCGGCGACTGCCTAA
- a CDS encoding DUF5895 domain-containing protein gives MARNQTKPTNSAIEESAASELEPPQQTVQNGANIQKRKSAISKFANPEYNAPISNICICQVINHMEAEKVGLFIKDKYLAGINWQGQEPTHKHTFSSGTPEMGVLLQSPRMHILDISPRYIEQRDDGKIVGVYESPDGYEMYQALGKDAAVLRRFYLLQLVDENNNNLHSVPIVLSIKGVASSKFGEAYKQFQRELEVAFARFTDTTVAEKRAEFHRLGAFQPTFTPSLEPKEAVNQRDKSWVAVVTSYKSPNPDGSDFLEFFSESKEIHIQTTMQANPEFSHRIGKTSTVVAEHNRLIGAADMPIAALPPSTGGHDYTAYSTEMEQLPY, from the coding sequence ATGGCAAGAAATCAAACAAAGCCTACTAATTCTGCTATTGAAGAAAGCGCAGCGTCCGAGTTAGAACCTCCTCAACAAACCGTTCAGAATGGGGCAAACATACAAAAGCGTAAATCAGCTATTTCTAAATTTGCAAATCCTGAGTACAATGCGCCGATTAGCAATATCTGCATCTGCCAAGTCATCAACCACATGGAAGCAGAAAAAGTTGGGTTGTTTATAAAAGATAAGTATTTAGCAGGAATTAACTGGCAAGGACAAGAACCTACACACAAGCACACCTTCTCCAGTGGTACGCCAGAAATGGGAGTGTTGTTGCAATCGCCCAGAATGCACATTCTTGATATTTCTCCCAGATATATTGAACAGCGCGATGATGGCAAAATTGTGGGAGTGTACGAATCACCTGATGGGTACGAAATGTACCAAGCACTCGGCAAAGATGCCGCAGTATTGAGACGATTCTACTTGTTGCAACTTGTCGATGAAAATAATAACAACCTGCACTCAGTACCAATTGTCTTGTCAATCAAAGGCGTTGCATCATCAAAATTTGGCGAGGCTTACAAACAGTTCCAACGCGAACTAGAGGTTGCATTCGCCCGATTTACTGATACAACTGTCGCTGAAAAACGTGCAGAGTTTCATCGCCTTGGTGCATTTCAACCTACCTTCACACCATCCCTTGAACCGAAAGAAGCAGTTAACCAAAGAGATAAATCTTGGGTAGCAGTTGTCACTTCTTACAAATCACCAAACCCGGATGGAAGCGATTTTCTAGAATTCTTCTCAGAGTCCAAAGAAATCCATATCCAAACAACGATGCAGGCAAATCCCGAATTCTCTCACCGCATCGGTAAAACATCAACCGTTGTAGCAGAACATAACCGCCTCATAGGTGCAGCCGATATGCCAATAGCAGCACTTCCTCCTAGTACAGGAGGTCATGATTATACAGCATACAGTACTGAGATGGAACAACTGCCTTACTAA